The proteins below are encoded in one region of Triticum aestivum cultivar Chinese Spring chromosome 1B, IWGSC CS RefSeq v2.1, whole genome shotgun sequence:
- the LOC123099458 gene encoding uncharacterized protein — translation MEGAGDFTFAVAAPLAGAGGRRVGAGLLYPVFGQPRSPPRQRALETDTTTGTARVPLGRLLLVDAFRAEAEQQQPDGGDKLSAKTCNCSWCPGSPSTPATASSPTRCRKSGSTGSVLRWSQRLLGRSRSDGTEKFVFLDASPSNSGTKRKGVRSGGVGGHAHVWSSYAHKGAGNDGRRRSFLPYRQDLVGLFASATAFRRTYHPF, via the coding sequence ATGGAAGGCGCCGGCGACTTCACCTTCGCCGTGGCCGCGCCTCTGGCAGGCGCCGGCGGCCGACGGGTAGGCGCCGGTCTGCTGTACCCGGTCTTCGGCCAGCCGCGGTCACCGCCGCGCCAGCGGGCTCTGGAGACGGACACGACGACGGGCACCGCGCGCGTGCCGCTCGGGCGGCTTCTGCTCGTGGACGCGTTCCGAGCAGAAGCGGAGCAGCAGCAGCCGGACGGCGGGGACAAGCTGTCGGCAAAGACGTGCAACTGTTCGTGGTGTCCCGGATCACCGTCCACGCCGGCGACAGCGTCATCCCCGACGCGCTGCCGGAAGAGCGGCTCCACGGGGTCGGTCCTCCGGTGGAGCCAGCGGCTCCTCGGCCGGAGCCGCAGCGACGGCACGGAGAAGTTCGTCTTCCTGGACGCCAGCCCTTCCAACTCCGGGACCAAGCGCAAGGGGGTCAggagcggcggcgtcggcggccacGCACACGTCTGGAGCTCTTACGCGCACAAGGGCGCTGGCAATGACGGGCGCCGGAGGTCGTTTCTCCCGTACAGACAGGACCTCGTCGGGCTCTTCGCCAGCGCCACCGCGTTCCGGCGGACCTACCATCCCTTCTGA